A genomic window from Vitis riparia cultivar Riparia Gloire de Montpellier isolate 1030 chromosome 18, EGFV_Vit.rip_1.0, whole genome shotgun sequence includes:
- the LOC117906725 gene encoding glucan endo-1,3-beta-glucosidase 12-like, giving the protein MAPTSLLLLPLLLLLCLFPAVSSVGVNYGTLGNNLPQPKKVAQLLQSTLIDKVKIYDTNPEILEAFSNTGIDLIVAVENYHVSNISSDVAAADEWFATRVAPFIPATSIVAIAVGNEYLTTDTDHLALNALVQAMQNLHGVLLARGLDRKIKVTTPHSMAVLASSFPPSASTFALELIPTMTSIVGFIADTGAPFMINAYPYFAYRDNPGKIDLEYALLGNTTGVRDPKGFVYNNMLDAQIDAVRSAINALGFGNRTIEITVSESGWPSKGEAGDSAATPENAKKYNTRLIERGQSDKGTPMRPKDKVEVFVFALFNENKKGGGVSERNFGILNGDGSKVYEIDLSCKFCSGNGGAVGFGEKVANAARGPSVWCVAKPHADEKVLQAVLDFCCGPGGVDCREIYGSGDCFEPNKLHAHSSYAMNAYYQMHGRNYWNCDFKGAGLVTFGDPSYGRCRYPQQ; this is encoded by the coding sequence ATGGCTCCCACTTCACTACTTCTCCTTCCACTTCTCCTCCTTCTCTGCCTATTTCCGGCGGTTTCCTCCGTCGGCGTAAACTACGGCACTCTCGGAAACAACCTCCCTCAGCCCAAGAAGGTGGCTCAGCTACTCCAATCCACTCTCATCGACAAGGTCAAGATCTACGACACAAACCCAGAAATCCTAGAGGCCTTTTCCAACACAGGCATAGACCTCATCGTCGCCGTCGAAAATTACCACGTCTCCAACATCAGCTCCGATGTGGCCGCCGCCGACGAGTGGTTCGCCACCCGCGTCGCGCCCTTCATTCCCGCCACTTCCATCGTCGCCATTGCAGTGGGTAATGAGTATTTGACCACTGATACTGACCACTTGGCCCTTAATGCCCTGGTTCAAGCAATGCAGAACCTTCATGGAGTCCTACTAGCTCGTGGACTCGACCGGAAAATCAAGGTCACCACCCCACATAGTATGGCTGTGCTCGCTTCTTCGTTTCCTCCTTCAGCTTCCACCTTCGCCCTGGAGCTCATCCCAACCATGACCTCCATTGTTGGGTTCATAGCTGATACTGGTGCGCCATTCATGATCAACGCCTACCCATATTTTGCCTACAGAGACAATCCGGGAAAAATCGATCTGGAGTACGCATTGCTCGGGAACACAACTGGGGTACGCGACCCAAAGGGGTTTGTGTATAACAACATGCTCGATGCTCAAATCGACGCCGTCCGATCAGCCATCAACGCTCTGGGTTTCGGAAATCGGACCATAGAGATCACCGTATCGGAATCCGGGTGGCCGTCGAAGGGTGAGGCTGGGGACTCTGCGGCCACACCGGAAAACGCAAAAAAATACAATACCAGACTGATCGAACGTGGGCAGTCAGATAAAGGCACACCCATGAGGCCGAAGGACAAGGTGGAGGTGTTTGTGTTCGCTTTGTTCAATGAGAACAAAAAGGGAGGTGGAGTGAGTGAGAGAAACTTTGGGATTTTGAACGGCGACGGCTCTAAGGTATATGAGATAGATTTGAGCTGTAAATTCTGCAGCGGCAATGGAGGTGCGGTGGGGTTCGGTGAGAAAGTAGCGAACGCAGCGAGGGGTCCTTCGGTTTGGTGCGTAGCAAAGCCCCATGCAGATGAGAAGGTGCTGCAGGCGGTGCTGGACTTCTGCTGTGGACCTGGTGGGGTGGACTGCAGAGAGATATATGGAAGTGGGGATTGTTTTGAGCCGAATAAGCTTCATGCACATTCATCATACGCCATGAATGCGTATTATCAGATGCATGGGAGGAACTACTGGAACTGTGATTTCAAAGGCGCTGGCCTCGTTACCTTCGGTGATCCAA